The Hermetia illucens unplaced genomic scaffold, iHerIll2.2.curated.20191125, whole genome shotgun sequence genome segment aatgaaaggtctcaattagtacttttcgaaactggctcaatatttgatatggcgtgaaacataggggagtgagggctcaaaatatgacccacaaaaagtgtaacaggtctcgttctcagaacctatccaaccgaaaaatctgaaaaaaatctcaatagtgcatctctacgaaatctaggcctcaaaatatatccggtgccgatatctgtacaaataaagttaataatagcatatttccacattttagaaatttacccgacaccccccttatgttcatcccagaagcacaaaatttggcatgggtatagtgaagaatatagtgcataatttggtcaaatttcaagaaaatccaactattattaacaaagttatagggggtaaaactttaccatgtttcgtgaatttcatgcactctacacCTAACctgaatgacgtcatcattacatatcaattcgtcaataccacaacgaaatgagttcttaaggATGgcgtcgcaaagaattattttgtttcagttttttagtcatttgcatatatcaattactccaaccagacatgtttgtatgtaggtatttagtatatgcatgctaatgaactttgcgggtagagcctaattcaaatagatataagaagtaaatcggaaatatgggtaggatcaatttatatacgtgcatatatgtgtacagtattcgaaaataggcagtttgtttgtttagggggagcgtaacatctacggctgtaatatgtacgtatgtctcgtaattttgtagctgtatacgggtagaaaaatgtgcgttgataagatgaacacaaaacctttatacccgaagcacgagcttccggtattccgacttgttattgtaGGCGTCAACTATATCATCGACTTGATTGATCCACTTGTAGTTTCCATTCATACTATACTCTTTCCACATCATATTCTTTAGGGTACGATTGAATCGTTCAACAATTGATGCCTTAAGTGGACTATACGTGGAATAAtggtttatttgatattttgtcataacatttttaaaatgtttgttgTAGAATTCTTTTCCGTCGTCTGTTTGTAGGTTTTCAGGAATGCGTCCTCGTTGGAGAATCTGTTCAATTGCTATAGCAACTTCTTTACCCGTTTTTGTTTTGATGGAAGCCGTCCACGCAAACTTGGAAAACGTGTCGATGATCGTAAGAAGGAAACGGAACCCCGTATTGTCGCTAACATATGCTCCCATTTCAACTAAATCGGCCTGCCACAAGTCATCCAAACCTTTAATTATGACTGATCGTCGGTTAAATTTTTTTCGAGCTGACCTATGTAATTCGTTGACTACTTGCCGTTTGCTCATTTTAGAATGAACTGAATTTCGTAATATGATTGATAGttgtatttgttgtttttaaggtaTGACTTTgaactgtcatcatcatcatcatagtttTGTAAGTTCGTCGATTTCAAGTTGAATTTGTCTGTCTATATATTCTTTGAGTTTCTCAATGTTAATATCAACGTAGTTCTTTGTAGAAGCATCAGCATCCTCAACGGGTTCTCCAAGATTCTTGAGttgtttgaatttgatgttGTAATCACCGCTTTCCGTTTTATTAAATCCCGCACCATGCAAACCTTGTAGACCATCCTTACCAGGTTTTCCTTCTGGACCTCGGGGACCCGAGGGCCCCTGCTGACCTATAGGGCCTTGAGGACCTTGAGGACCTGGGGGTCCTTGAAGTCCTTGCAAACCACGTTTTCCTCCTCCAGTATCGTTTGAAAATCGaccaaatttatcaacacccattTAATAAATGATGTGAGCTGCGTGTTTATTCTATTATTTGtgattctttcaattcttcaatgattgatataatttcattgttatgattATTGTGACCGGCTTGCTGTGACGCAATGAGTAACCGCAATCGACTTACTAGTTCATTGGGATCATCCCAATATATATAGTCAATTTGTTTGTTAGACGTTTCCATTAAATTAGGGTTTTTGCATTTAATATTAGGGGTTCGTGTTAacccttttccttcttttctatttaACAATTTAGAAATTATTCTTGTATATTTAAAGCTTCGATTTCCATTGACTTGACTGCTACTGTCATAAGAACGCCTGTGGGCATTAGAGTGTAGAAGAATACTTTTATAATTCTCTAAATCATCGTCGGAATATATTGTTTCATCTGGATACTTCATAAAAAGCAGTTCATATAAACCCCGACTTCCAATGTAAGATTTTTCATCTACAATTATATGATTATCATCGATTGCGAAATCtgaatttcctattttccaCTGATTTCCATCATTGCCATCCCTATATACCCCATAAATACTGTCAATTACAGATGGTTGATTTACATAGATATCTAGATATTGCCTAGCAACatctgaaaaatgattttgcttCAGGTATTCTCCCAGATATTCTTGCCCTTCCGGAGTGGCAACATATTGGCGAACAGCTTTTGTAGAAGACTTAGGAGtttcaaaaatgtgttcatTTTCTTCATAGACACGATCTCTCTTTAATTCCTCATCTTTACATTTAATACGAGCTGATGAAGACTCTTCTTTAAACTCTTGTTTTTTTATGTCTTGTTCCTGCAATACTTTAGCTTTCTTAACAAATTCTTTGAGGGGTTC includes the following:
- the LOC119661074 gene encoding short-chain collagen C4-like, which translates into the protein MGVDKFGRFSNDTGGGKRGLQGLQGPPGPQGPQGPIGQQGPSGPRGPEGKPGKDGLQGLHGAGFNKTESGDYNIKFKQLKNLGEPVEDADASTKNYVDINIEKLKEYIDRQIQLEIDELTKL